A region of Lacinutrix sp. Hel_I_90 DNA encodes the following proteins:
- a CDS encoding ribonuclease HII, whose amino-acid sequence MLKLNYSGFDLECGTDEAGRGCLAGPVTAAAVILPKDFNNSILNDSKQLSETKREFLKPIIEAEALSFAFTHVFEAEIDSVNILNASIIAMQRSIIKLTPAPEFIIVDGNRFKPLNAITYKTIIKGDSKYLSIAAASVLAKTYRDAYMTKIHEEFPMYNWKQNKGYPTKEHREAIRKYGITKYHRKTFRLLPEQLKLEL is encoded by the coding sequence ATGCTAAAATTAAATTACTCTGGTTTTGATTTGGAATGCGGTACAGATGAAGCTGGCAGAGGTTGTCTTGCTGGCCCTGTTACTGCTGCAGCCGTTATATTACCAAAAGATTTTAACAATTCCATCTTAAACGATTCAAAACAACTCTCTGAAACTAAACGTGAATTTTTAAAACCTATTATTGAAGCTGAAGCACTCTCGTTTGCTTTTACTCATGTTTTTGAAGCAGAGATTGATAGCGTTAACATACTTAATGCGTCTATAATTGCGATGCAACGTTCCATAATAAAGTTAACCCCCGCGCCAGAATTTATAATCGTAGATGGTAATAGGTTTAAACCATTAAATGCTATTACTTATAAAACCATTATAAAAGGAGACAGTAAATATTTGAGCATTGCTGCGGCTTCTGTTTTAGCTAAAACTTATAGAGATGCCTACATGACTAAAATTCACGAAGAATTCCCAATGTACAACTGGAAACAAAACAAAGGCTACCCTACAAAAGAACATCGGGAGGCCATTAGAAAATATGGCATTACCAAATACCACAGAAAAACCTTCAGACTATTACCTGAACAATTAAAATTAGAATTGTAA